From Kitasatospora sp. NBC_00374:
GACCTGCTCCCCCGGCTCGACGCCCTGCGACCGCTCGGCGCCCGCAGGATCGCCGAGACGCTGCGCCGGACCACCGGCCTGGAGGAGATCACCCCCGACGACGTGCCGGTCCTGGCCGACCTCGGCCTGCTGCGCCGCCTCGGCAACTACGAGGGGCACCCGACGTATGGGGCGCTGGAGGCCGAGCAGTGGTCGGACACCGGCGCCCTGGCCGCCGTCGTCGGCGAACGCACCGCCTGGATCGAGGCCTCGCTGTCCACCACCCGCGCGACGGAAACCGTCCCCTGGGCGGAGACGGAGTCCGAGTTCCGCTGGGCCGCCGAGCAGCGCGGCCTGGCCGCCGGGCGGCTGGGACGGTGGGCGAAGACGGATGTCGATGTCCTCGCTGCCGACACCGAGGTCGCCGAGCAGGTCGAAGGACGGCGTCTGATCCCTGGCGAACGGGCGGCGGACTACCTGGACATCAGCTACAAGCGGGACTGGCCGTACGTCCTTGCCGCGGGCTGGATCGCCGCGGCCGGCTCCCACGTCAAGCAGGTCGGGTCGGTGCGCACCGTGGAGGTCAAGCTGTACCAGACCTCGGACGTCCTGGCGCTGCGCCAGCGGGACGGGGTGGACTGGGAAGCGGTTCGGTCCGTCCCGCGGGGCCGTACGTCAGCACTGCGGGCGGTCGCCGCCAAGCTTCCCTCCCGGGCCGAACTCGCACGCCGCCTGGCCACCACCCTGGCCGACCGCCACGGCACGCCGGTCCACCTGTTGCACGACAACGTGCAGGACGCCTGGAGCATCAACTGGACGGTGCAGGACGGGCAGAAGCTGACCCGGGCGCTGCTCCTGGAGGCCGCCGGAGGCAGGGAAGACCTGGACGCGCTCGCCCGCGAGCTGCGGTTGAAGGACGCCCGGCTGCGGACCCTGCTGACCGCCCGGCAGGTCTCGGCCACGGGCGCTGGTCTGGTCATCGACACCGAGACCACGGACTTGTACGGGCGGGTGTGCGAGATCGCAGTGATCGACGCCGCATCCGGGAAGGTCCGCCTGAACACCCTAGTCAACCCGCAGACGCCGATCCGCGCGACGCACATCCACGGCATCACGGACGCCGATGTCGCCGACGCCCCGACCTGGGAGGAGATCCTGCCGAAGCTGTTCAGGATCACCCGGGGCCGCCGCCTGCTGGCTTACAACAGCGGCTACGACCGGTCGGTGATCGCCGACCACACCCGGGCGATCGGCCGACGGCCCGGACGGCTCGACACGGCCGAGACGTGGTGGTGCCTGATGAACGCCCGGTCGGTGTGGGAGGTCCACCGGGACTACAAGCTCTACGGCGGCCACCGTG
This genomic window contains:
- a CDS encoding 3'-5' exonuclease; translated protein: MTAPAQTAPAPERADHGPYQAADAAGIDRYLWDLGRSAGLIPASDTDKGRWSSTLVHQLRTELPDLLPRLDALRPLGARRIAETLRRTTGLEEITPDDVPVLADLGLLRRLGNYEGHPTYGALEAEQWSDTGALAAVVGERTAWIEASLSTTRATETVPWAETESEFRWAAEQRGLAAGRLGRWAKTDVDVLAADTEVAEQVEGRRLIPGERAADYLDISYKRDWPYVLAAGWIAAAGSHVKQVGSVRTVEVKLYQTSDVLALRQRDGVDWEAVRSVPRGRTSALRAVAAKLPSRAELARRLATTLADRHGTPVHLLHDNVQDAWSINWTVQDGQKLTRALLLEAAGGREDLDALARELRLKDARLRTLLTARQVSATGAGLVIDTETTDLYGRVCEIAVIDAASGKVRLNTLVNPQTPIRATHIHGITDADVADAPTWEEILPKLFRITRGRRLLAYNSGYDRSVIADHTRAIGRRPGRLDTAETWWCLMNARSVWEVHRDYKLYGGHRALGDAQAARDVLHSIAQSKSLVTITPTDGPAGDSPAGGLPSPGAGGR